Proteins from one Aquila chrysaetos chrysaetos chromosome 5, bAquChr1.4, whole genome shotgun sequence genomic window:
- the TM2D3 gene encoding TM2 domain-containing protein 3 isoform X2, which yields MAALAGVRALRRLCGVALFLSQLYVLSGRGSLMTTKHSQPQSTFAKSLTSTSTNTPYFKVAESTEIPSYVTKCPSNGLCSRLPPDCMTCNTNYSCIYGKLATFDCKVKPHVHCVDQNNQEQENFTINMTCQFCWQLATTDYVCTNSTNCMTVSCPRQRYNATCTVRDHIHCLGNRVFPKMLYCNWTGGYKWSTALALSITLGGFGADRFYLGQWREGLGKLFSFGGLGIWTLIDVLLIGVGYVGPADGSLYI from the exons ATGGCGGCGCTGGCGGGAGTGCGCGCCCTGCGGAGGCTCTGCGGCGTCGCGCTCTTCCTCTCACAGCTCTACGTCCTCTCCGGCCGCG GATCTTTGATGACCACAAAGCATTCACAGCCACAGTCTACGTTTGCAAAAAGTCTAACTTCAACAAGTACAAATACTCCTTATTTTAAAGTAGCAG AAAGTACAGAAATTCCATCTTACGTGACTAAATGTCCTAGCAACGGGCTTTGCAGTAGATTGCCACCAGACTGCATGACATGTAACACAAACTATTCCTGTATATATGGGAAGCTGGCCACTTTTGATTGCAAAGTCAAGCCACATGTTCATTGTGTT GATCAGAATAACCAGGAGCAGGAGAACTTTACAATTAACATGACATGTCAGTTTTGCTGGCAGCTTGCAACAACGGATTATGTGTGTACCAATTCTACAAACTGCATGACGGTTTCTTGTCCGCGACAACGATATAATGCCACTTGTACAGTACGGGATCATATTCATTGTCTAG GTAATCGTGTCTTTCCTAAGATGCTCTATTGCAACTGGACTGGAGGTTATAAGTGGTCTACTGCCTTGGCGCTAAG CATCACTCTTGGTGGATTTGGTGCTGATCGTTTCTATTTGGGCCAGTGGCGGGAAGGTCTGGGAAAACTCTTCAGCTTTGGTGGACTTGGAATATGGACACTAATTGATGTGCTGCTAATAGGTGTTGGCTATGTGGGACCTGCAGATGGTTctctttatatttaa
- the TM2D3 gene encoding TM2 domain-containing protein 3 isoform X1 — MAALAGVRALRRLCGVALFLSQLYVLSGRAGSLMTTKHSQPQSTFAKSLTSTSTNTPYFKVAESTEIPSYVTKCPSNGLCSRLPPDCMTCNTNYSCIYGKLATFDCKVKPHVHCVDQNNQEQENFTINMTCQFCWQLATTDYVCTNSTNCMTVSCPRQRYNATCTVRDHIHCLGNRVFPKMLYCNWTGGYKWSTALALSITLGGFGADRFYLGQWREGLGKLFSFGGLGIWTLIDVLLIGVGYVGPADGSLYI; from the exons ATGGCGGCGCTGGCGGGAGTGCGCGCCCTGCGGAGGCTCTGCGGCGTCGCGCTCTTCCTCTCACAGCTCTACGTCCTCTCCGGCCGCG cagGATCTTTGATGACCACAAAGCATTCACAGCCACAGTCTACGTTTGCAAAAAGTCTAACTTCAACAAGTACAAATACTCCTTATTTTAAAGTAGCAG AAAGTACAGAAATTCCATCTTACGTGACTAAATGTCCTAGCAACGGGCTTTGCAGTAGATTGCCACCAGACTGCATGACATGTAACACAAACTATTCCTGTATATATGGGAAGCTGGCCACTTTTGATTGCAAAGTCAAGCCACATGTTCATTGTGTT GATCAGAATAACCAGGAGCAGGAGAACTTTACAATTAACATGACATGTCAGTTTTGCTGGCAGCTTGCAACAACGGATTATGTGTGTACCAATTCTACAAACTGCATGACGGTTTCTTGTCCGCGACAACGATATAATGCCACTTGTACAGTACGGGATCATATTCATTGTCTAG GTAATCGTGTCTTTCCTAAGATGCTCTATTGCAACTGGACTGGAGGTTATAAGTGGTCTACTGCCTTGGCGCTAAG CATCACTCTTGGTGGATTTGGTGCTGATCGTTTCTATTTGGGCCAGTGGCGGGAAGGTCTGGGAAAACTCTTCAGCTTTGGTGGACTTGGAATATGGACACTAATTGATGTGCTGCTAATAGGTGTTGGCTATGTGGGACCTGCAGATGGTTctctttatatttaa